In Eublepharis macularius isolate TG4126 chromosome 4, MPM_Emac_v1.0, whole genome shotgun sequence, the following are encoded in one genomic region:
- the ATF6B gene encoding cyclic AMP-dependent transcription factor ATF-6 beta produces MAALASELMLLSDSGRFRADNLLSSEDWDTGLYSCLEDDRDVAAELFPCLERSVVGAEGDHCLFSDGFDLDMETTPPDPPWDPLHDTLFPELQVKSEPVSPASSHCSDSSAVSSSSSSSSSADLPGQAHSPADVVGVKTENPPTPPCMFGDVLSPPFGTVHINVVPAPDTGKAVAPNKAENILSRKPPIQPKPVVVTTVPVQPAAAASKTILLQPVPVTQSQTINPGIAVISQSDLLHLPVSGLIKVQSPVKEGLPAKPAPSVPKPEAKTIVPAPTQIGSCSPEIDIKVLKRQQRMIKNRESACQSRRKKKEYLQGLEARLREALADNERLRRENALLRRRLDCVLNENGELKFGSGNRKVICVMVVLLFIAFNFGPVSISERKVADVDPPRKEVEVGPSQRHLLGITEESLEFAEEELPEQQEETPARPGKTQFRNLSAPFSDMKDLMLRDLDKLFLASDCRQFNRTESLRLADELSGWVRRHQINGRKPSQSRKAAQASQGKSKERKPLNPSHYVPASPPRHTERDPLSQLQVYQHPDHKEHDFMDAIDRREDTFYVVSFRRDHLLLPAISHNKTSRPKMSLVMPAMALNESLYNSSLGYEVMMQIDCEVMDTRVIHIKSSTVPPFLRRQDATPDNRTQPSPPAFSGRMTRAALRSHRPTLSSSTRRQPHRTLYLGDHAGG; encoded by the exons TTCAGTGATGGGTTTGATCTGGACATGGAAACGACTCCCCCAGACCCTCCTTGGGACCCACTGCATGACACCCTCTTTCCAG AGCTGCAGGTAAAGTCTGAGCCAGTCTCCCCAGCCTCATCTCATTGCTCTGATTCGTCTGCtgtatcttcctcctcctcttcttcctcatctGCTGATTTACCGGGGCAG GCCCATAGCCCCGCTGATGTGGTTGGGGTGAAGACAGAGAACCCTCCTACCCCACCATGCATGTTTGGAGATGTCCTTTCACCTCCCTTTGGCACTGTACACATCAATGTTGTCCCAGCACCCGACACAG GGAAAGCCGTGGCCCCCAACAAAGCAGAGAACATTCTCAGCCGAAAGCCCCCCATTCAGCCTAAGCCAGTTGTGGTAACCACTGTGCCAgtacagccagcagctgctgccagcaAGACTATCTTACTGCAGCCTGTCCCTGTAACCCAGTCGCAGACGATCAACCCTGGGATTGCAG TGATTTCCCAGTCTGATCTGCTGCACCTCCCAGTGTCTGGCCTTATCAAGGTGCAGTCCCCTGTGAAGGAAGGTCTCCCAGCAAAGCCAGCTCCTTCCGTCCCCAAGCCGGAAGCCAAAACCATTGTTCCGGCACCAACGCAAATAGGTTCCTGCAGCCCAGAGATTGAT ATTAAAGTGTTGAAAAGGCAGCAGCGAATGATTAAGAACCGCGAGTCGGCTTGCCAGTCACGGAGGAAAAAGAAGGAATACTTGCAGGGGCTGGAGGCCCGGCTGCGGGAGGCCCTGGCAGATAACGAGAGGCTGCGGCGGGAGAATGCGCTCCTCCGAAGGCGGCTGGACTGTGTCCTCAATGAG AATGGAGAACTGAAATTTGGCTCTGGGAACCGGAAAGTTATCTGCGTCATGGTGGTGCTGCTTTTCATAGCCTTCAATTTTGGGCCCGTCAG CATCAGCGAGCGAAAAGTAGCAGATGTTGACCCACCCAGGAAGGAAGTGGAGGTTGGTCCTAGCCAGAGGCACCTTCTAGGCATCACAGAGGAGTCTCTGGAATTTGCAGAGGAGGAGCTGCCTGAGCAGCAAGAGGAGACCCCGGCCAGGCCTGGAAAGACACAGTTCCG GAACTTGTCTGCGCCCTTCTCTGACATGAAGGACCTTATGCTGAGGGACTTGGACAAGCTGTTCCTTGCTTCCGATTGCCGCCAGTTCAATCGCACTGAGTCGCTCAG GCTGGCAGATGAGCTTAGCGGGTGGGTCCGAAGGCATCAGATCAATGGGAGGAAGCCCTCGCAGTCACGAAAAGCAGCACAAGCCAGCCAG GGGAAAAGCAAGGAAAGGAAGCCCCTGAACCCTTCCCACTACGTCCCTGCCAGCCCCCCCAGGCACACTGAGAG GGATCCCCTGAGCCAGCTACAGGTGTATCAGCATCCTGACCACAAGGAGCATGATTTCATGGATGCCATTGATCGGCGAGAGGATACCTTCTACGTGGTGTCGTTCCGCAGG GATCATTTACTGCTCCCTGCCATCAGCCACAACAAAACCTCTCGTCCAAAGATGTCACTGGTGATGCCAGCCATGGCCCTCAATG AAAGCCTGTACAATTCCTCGCTGGGCTACGAGGTGATGATGCAGATTGACTGTGAGGTTATGGACACTCGCGTCATCCACATCAAGAGCTCTACGGTGCCCCCCTTCCTGAGACGCCAGGATGCCACCCCCGATAACCGCACTCAACCTTCCCCTCCGGCCTTTTCTGGACGAATGACCCGCGCAGCTTTGCGGTCCCATCGCCCCACCTTGTCCTCCTCAACCAGGCGGCAACCCCATCGCACCCTGTACCTGGGGGATCACGCCGGGGGCTAG